AGTGTTCAGGCTGGTGTCCATATTGCTGAGGTAGGTATTGGTCACCTTAAACTGGTTCACCAGCCCTTCGGCTTTACCCAGCACCGCCTGCCGCGCTGACGGATCGCTGGCGTTACTGACCAGCGTCTGCACCGAGCTGAAGAAGCTCTGGATGCTGCTCGACAGCGTGTTGCTGGTGCTGGAAAGCATATCGTCAATGTTAGAAATCTGGCTGTACTGGGTGGTCAGCGCGCTGTTCTGCGCGCTGGCCGTGCGCAGCTGGGTGGTAATAAACTGGTCATATTCGCGGGAAATCGCCGACACCTTAACGCCGTTGCCGTAATACTGGCCGCCGAGCAGCGTACTGTTACCCTGCGCCAGCACGGTGGTCTGACGGGAATAGCCGGACACGCTGTAGTTACTGATGTTGTTACTGGTGGTGCTTAACGCGGCCTGAGCGGCGCTTAAGCCGGTCATTGCGGTATTAATGATGTTAGACATGTCGGTTCCTTTGTTACCGGCAGCGGCAGTGCCAGCCATGACGAAAACGATGCCGGGAGAGAGCTCATCCGGCCTGTAGCAGTTATCGGTAAAAAGCAGGCAAACTTGAGCGGTTTCTTCAGACTGAAACCGCTGCATAACCGGGTCAGAACAGCTTGCTCAGGTCCTGGCCGTAGGCTTTTACCACCTTGTCACCGATGTGTTTAAACTGCTGGATCATGCCCATCAGCTTCTGGGCATATTTCGGATCGGTGGCGTAGCCGGCGGCCTGCAGCGCCCGTGCGCCCTGCTCCGGTGAAGAGGCGCTGGTCACCGCCGCGTAGCGTGGGTTGTTACTCAGCAGATTGACGTAGTCCTGCAGCGCCTCGGAATAGGAGTCATAGACGCGGAACTTCGCGTTAACCTTCTTCGCCTCACCGTTCTCATACTCGGTGGTCATAATATCGGTGGTCTTACCCTGCCAGCTGCCGCCGGCCTTGATACCGAAGACGTTAAAACTCGGCTTGCCGTCGCGGGTGAGGATCTGCCGCTGCCCCCAGCCTGACTCCAGCGCGGCCTGCGCAAGGATCAGGTGATGCGGGATCCCGCTCTGTGCGCTGGCCTCGCGCGCCGGCTGCGCCAGCTGGGCGATAAAGGCCTGGCCGTCGGGCGTGCCTGGCGTCGGCAGGCGCGGCACCGCACGGCGCACGGTTTGTTCCATCTCCAGCGGCGGCAGCGTGTTGATAAAGCTTTTATCCAGCGGCATCGGCACCGTGCCGGCCTTCTCGTCCGGCGGAGCCTGGGTTGCCATCTGCTTAACGATCACGTCCGCCAGCCCCAGCCCTCTCGCTGCAATCTGCTGGCTGATCTGCTGATCGTAGACCGAGGTGTAGAGTCTGGTCTGGTCGCTGCTCATCAGGCCATCCTGCGGCAGCGCGTCGCGCATGCTTTTCATCATCATCTGCACGAACATCCCTTCCACCTGCTTCGCGACCGCTTTGGCATGGGTTTTCGGGTCGCTGGCGGCCAGCCGCTTCAGGTTGTTTAAGGAGCGGCTGTCCCAGGCCGCATCCGTCATCGACTGCGCGTCACCCATCAGATAATTTCCAGTTTGGCGTGCAGGCAGCCCGCCGACTGCATCGATTGCAGAATCGACATCAGGTCGATCGGCGTGGCGCCCAGCGCGTTCAGCGCGCGTACCACGCTGTTCAGGTTGGCGCTGGCGCTGACGCTCTGCAGCGCGCCGCCGGACTGGCGCATGTCGATCTGCGTCTGCGGCGTCACCACCGTCTGGCCGCCGCCAAACGGCGTATCCGGCTGGCTGACGTTCTGCGTCTGGTTAACGGTGACCGACAGGTTACCCTGCGCAATCGCGCACTGGCTGAGCATCACTTCGCGGTTCATCACCACCGATCCGGTACGCGAGTTGATGATCACCTTCGCGTCCTGAATCGGCACCGAGACGTCGATATTCTGGATGTCGGCCAGCAGGCGCACCTGAGAGGTATTGTTGGCCGTGGTGCGGATCTGCACGGTACGCCCGTCCACCGCCTGCGCCATACCGTAACCGCCGCGGCTGTTAATGGCATCGCTGATGCGCTGCGCCATGCTGAAATCTTCCGCATTCAGGAACAGATTGATGACGTTACTGGTGCCGAAGTTGTTCGGCAACTCCCGCTCAATGGTGGCACCGCCGGTGATGCGGCCGCCGTTAACCTGGTTGACCTGCACGCTGCTGCCGCCGGCCGAAGCCGCCGCGCCGCCCACGAGGATATTCCCCTGCGCAAGCGCATAGACCTGGTTATCGACCCCTTTCAGCGGGGTCATCAGCAGCGTACCGCCGCGCAGGCTTTTGGCGTTACCCATTGAAGAGACCACCACGTCCACCACCTGCCCCTGACGGCCAAAAGCCGGCAGTTTGCCGGTGACCATCACCGCCGCCACGTTTTTCAGCTGCATATTGGTGCCGGCCGGCACGGTGATGCCCAGCTGCGACAGCATGTTGTTCATACTCTGGGTGGTGAACGGCGTCTGGGTGGTCTGGTCACCGGTGCCGTCCAGCCCCACCACCAGGCCATAGCCAATCAGCGAGTTATCACGCACGCCGCCGACGGTGGTCAGATCGCGTATACGGTCCGCCCGGGTCGGTAAACTGAGCGCGGTCAGTACCAGCAGCAGGGCAAATCGACTCAATACATAACGCATGGCTACCTCTTACATCGGTGAAATATTCAGGAAGAACCGCTGCAGCCAGCCCATAGTCTGCGCTTCATTGATGTAGCCGTTACCGACGTACTCAATGCGCGCGTCGGCCACCTGAGTGGAGACCACGCTGTTGCTGCCGCTGATGGTGCGCGGATTGACCACGCCGGAGAAGCGAATAAATTCGGTTCCCTGATTAATCTCAATCTGTTTCTCACCGATCACGTTCAGGTTGCCGTTCGGCAGCACCTGGTTAACGGTAACGGTAATGGTACCGGTAAAGGTGTTATTGGCCGTTGCGCCGCCCTTACCTTCGAAATCATTTTTACCGGCGCCGGCGAAGGTGGTTTTATCTCCACCCAGCAGGCCGCTGAGCGAACTTGGCGTAGCGGTCAGGCCAAAGCTGCTGCTGCCGTTACGACCGGCATTGGCGGTAGAACTCTTACTCGCGCTGACGTTTTCCTGCAGCGTGATGGTTAACGTGTCGCCGATATTACGCGGGCGGCGATCCTCAAACAGCGGCTGGTAGCCGTAGTTCATCGGCATCACGCCCTGAAAAATTGAGCCGTTGACCACCGGAGGAGAAGCCGGCAGCGGCTGCGCCGTGGTTGATCCTTCGACCAGCGGCTTACGTGGCACTAAGGCACACCCGCTCAGCGTCAGCAGCAGCGCGGCGACCATCAGACGTCCAGGCAGTGAAATCGGCATCGCCATGGAAATGAACCTTTTGTTACGAATGATAGAATTACGGGCCGGGCGAACCCGGCACCTGGGACGTGATACTGACCTCGTCCGCTTAGACCTGATTCAGCTTCTGCAACATCTGATCGGAGGTGCTGATCGCCTTACTGTTAATTTCGTAGGCGCGCTGGGTCTGGATCATGCTGACCAGCTCTTCCGCCACGTTAACGTTGGAGGTCTCAACGTAGCCCTGATAGAGCAGCCCGGCACCGTTGTTGCCCGGGTTACTTTCCGTTGGCGCACCGGAGGCCTGGGTTTCCTGATACAGGTTCTCACCCATGCTTTCCAGGCCAGCATTGTTAATGAAGGTGCTCAGCGTCAGCTGACCGACCTGCACCGGGTTGGTTTGCCC
This portion of the Erwinia sp. E602 genome encodes:
- the flgJ gene encoding flagellar assembly peptidoglycan hydrolase FlgJ gives rise to the protein MGDAQSMTDAAWDSRSLNNLKRLAASDPKTHAKAVAKQVEGMFVQMMMKSMRDALPQDGLMSSDQTRLYTSVYDQQISQQIAARGLGLADVIVKQMATQAPPDEKAGTVPMPLDKSFINTLPPLEMEQTVRRAVPRLPTPGTPDGQAFIAQLAQPAREASAQSGIPHHLILAQAALESGWGQRQILTRDGKPSFNVFGIKAGGSWQGKTTDIMTTEYENGEAKKVNAKFRVYDSYSEALQDYVNLLSNNPRYAAVTSASSPEQGARALQAAGYATDPKYAQKLMGMIQQFKHIGDKVVKAYGQDLSKLF
- a CDS encoding flagellar basal body P-ring protein FlgI, which gives rise to MRYVLSRFALLLVLTALSLPTRADRIRDLTTVGGVRDNSLIGYGLVVGLDGTGDQTTQTPFTTQSMNNMLSQLGITVPAGTNMQLKNVAAVMVTGKLPAFGRQGQVVDVVVSSMGNAKSLRGGTLLMTPLKGVDNQVYALAQGNILVGGAAASAGGSSVQVNQVNGGRITGGATIERELPNNFGTSNVINLFLNAEDFSMAQRISDAINSRGGYGMAQAVDGRTVQIRTTANNTSQVRLLADIQNIDVSVPIQDAKVIINSRTGSVVMNREVMLSQCAIAQGNLSVTVNQTQNVSQPDTPFGGGQTVVTPQTQIDMRQSGGALQSVSASANLNSVVRALNALGATPIDLMSILQSMQSAGCLHAKLEII
- a CDS encoding flagellar basal body L-ring protein FlgH — encoded protein: MAMPISLPGRLMVAALLLTLSGCALVPRKPLVEGSTTAQPLPASPPVVNGSIFQGVMPMNYGYQPLFEDRRPRNIGDTLTITLQENVSASKSSTANAGRNGSSSFGLTATPSSLSGLLGGDKTTFAGAGKNDFEGKGGATANNTFTGTITVTVNQVLPNGNLNVIGEKQIEINQGTEFIRFSGVVNPRTISGSNSVVSTQVADARIEYVGNGYINEAQTMGWLQRFFLNISPM